From Parasphaerochaeta coccoides DSM 17374, a single genomic window includes:
- a CDS encoding molybdopterin cofactor-binding domain-containing protein, giving the protein MEKKTQLGDVPQYHGIVLCSSVSSGTIVDISMPTLPYGCFLIEPRDFSGTNSIHILDTRMPVLTSSSISYEGQPVLALFGPDIETVRNTARSIRFSYSLPPVPAPVSEQEKTDGVSSEEGTPGQREANIAGSPLTAAWDKGGNPPPETETQVLEQTYTYPIRHPARAEEIVIQAMYDQKELNMHVPTQWPFHVRESIAEALGISKRKITLKRLPYFTHRDAYVIWPSLLGVIAAAAAMKVGGKVSLSHEPAHANPLMTIHRRTVFASSTGKPLEETVTADIDQGAFPVFTQEMQRQVMAGLLPPYNLPKGSVIVTARKSSSPPASFHGDLGYATAVSSTAVHYNAVARAAGISPIDWKIKNLGEYPVRTGFVTSEKFSILRDIINETAEKSGFQRKHAAFELQKQRKNRYSTFLNYAKGIGCSAGAGISGFSSSFELADKFSVSLRLEEKDKVSFNTSFPLNGPSENIWKNMITRELDIDPESILPVDESREELRDSGPAVLSANSGRLPRMFRKLAHDIRERRFKEPLPLEASMTFRSPAMASHTEFEGTSGASLAIELDIDTITLHPVVRHVWAVFSFGYVDDDKLLRTRIRQTIVHTLRESGAYFDNRDGNKPFTIDITIHNTEDGAPASVNSILRGLVMGAFLSALGQALPSGMSTIPVTSALILDHIREE; this is encoded by the coding sequence ATGGAGAAAAAAACACAACTCGGCGACGTACCCCAGTACCATGGCATCGTCCTGTGTTCATCTGTATCATCCGGTACCATCGTGGACATTTCCATGCCCACACTGCCCTATGGCTGCTTCCTCATTGAACCACGGGACTTCAGCGGAACCAATTCCATCCATATCCTGGACACCCGCATGCCGGTACTGACATCATCATCCATCTCCTATGAAGGCCAGCCTGTCCTGGCTCTTTTCGGCCCTGACATTGAAACAGTCAGAAATACAGCTCGCTCTATCCGGTTTTCCTATTCCCTCCCTCCTGTCCCTGCTCCGGTTTCTGAACAGGAGAAGACAGATGGCGTTTCCAGTGAAGAAGGAACGCCCGGACAACGAGAGGCCAACATAGCCGGAAGCCCCTTAACAGCAGCATGGGATAAAGGAGGCAATCCTCCCCCCGAAACGGAAACACAGGTGTTGGAGCAGACCTATACATATCCGATACGTCACCCCGCGCGAGCGGAAGAAATAGTAATCCAAGCCATGTATGACCAGAAGGAACTGAACATGCATGTGCCGACCCAGTGGCCTTTTCATGTGCGGGAATCCATAGCGGAAGCTTTGGGAATCAGCAAACGGAAAATCACGCTCAAGAGACTTCCCTATTTCACTCATCGTGATGCTTATGTCATATGGCCGTCCCTGCTTGGCGTCATTGCCGCTGCCGCCGCCATGAAGGTCGGAGGAAAAGTATCCCTCAGCCATGAACCGGCGCACGCCAATCCCCTCATGACAATCCACCGCCGCACAGTCTTCGCCTCCAGCACCGGAAAACCCCTGGAAGAAACAGTGACGGCTGACATAGACCAGGGAGCCTTCCCTGTCTTCACGCAAGAGATGCAACGTCAGGTCATGGCGGGACTCCTGCCGCCGTACAACCTGCCCAAAGGTTCAGTCATCGTCACCGCGCGTAAAAGCTCATCCCCACCGGCATCTTTCCATGGAGACCTGGGCTATGCCACGGCGGTATCAAGCACGGCTGTCCATTATAATGCAGTGGCCAGGGCGGCAGGTATTTCTCCCATCGACTGGAAGATAAAGAACCTGGGAGAATATCCCGTCCGTACAGGCTTCGTCACGTCCGAAAAATTTTCCATCTTGCGGGATATCATCAACGAAACCGCGGAAAAGTCCGGTTTCCAGCGCAAGCACGCCGCTTTCGAATTACAGAAGCAACGGAAAAACAGATATTCGACATTCCTCAACTACGCCAAAGGAATCGGATGCTCCGCGGGAGCCGGCATCAGCGGTTTCAGCTCATCCTTCGAACTCGCCGACAAGTTCTCCGTCTCTCTCAGGCTTGAGGAAAAAGACAAGGTTTCCTTCAACACGTCCTTTCCTCTCAACGGCCCCAGCGAGAACATCTGGAAAAACATGATTACCCGTGAGCTGGACATTGACCCGGAGTCCATCCTCCCCGTGGATGAAAGCCGGGAGGAACTGCGGGACAGCGGACCAGCTGTCTTGTCAGCCAACAGCGGGCGTCTGCCGCGGATGTTCAGGAAACTTGCCCATGACATCAGGGAAAGACGGTTCAAGGAACCGTTGCCTCTTGAAGCATCAATGACCTTCCGCAGCCCTGCCATGGCATCCCACACAGAATTTGAAGGAACCAGCGGAGCAAGCCTGGCGATAGAACTGGACATAGACACAATCACCTTGCATCCGGTCGTCCGGCATGTCTGGGCAGTATTCTCTTTCGGATATGTGGATGATGACAAGCTGCTGCGGACACGCATCCGCCAGACAATAGTGCATACATTGAGGGAAAGCGGCGCCTATTTCGACAATCGTGACGGGAACAAGCCATTTACCATAGACATCACCATCCACAATACCGAGGATGGCGCTCCCGCGTCGGTAAATTCAATACTCAGGGGATTGGTCATGGGAGCATTTCTGTCGGCGCTCGGACAAGCCCTGCCCTCCGGCATGAGTACAATCCCCGTCACCAGCGCCCTCATCCTCGACCATATCAGGGAGGAGTGA
- the ligA gene encoding NAD-dependent DNA ligase LigA → MHTQETAVRRMAELSRILLDAQHEYYVLGRPSMSDKEYDTLMDELAALEAAHPDVKEADSPTQRVGSDLTSDFPEVRHSIPVLSLDKAYSAEAIVSWMNKAGLKADTGLSFIVEEKIDGVSMVLYYEKGILVRAVTRGNGTVGNDVTANIRTIAAVPLRLSEPLDIAVRGEVYLPKESFSVLNKTMEIPYANPRNLAAGTIRRIKSSETARVPLTIFVYEAYFAGDATLYPNHVELLAALVRLGFRVNPHLGVFASGRQEAEALLSASGVQGFSGAFDDLAGYISGVTRERGNLPYEIDGLVVKVNDLALRDVFGYTGHHPRWAIAYKFESPAAQTVVQDIDVQVGRTGRITPMARVRSVPIGGSVVSNVTLHNQDYIDLLELAIGDTVEVSKRGDVIPAVERVVEKNEEGNTTWRIPAICPSCGSTLVIRGAHTFCPNASGCPAQVGGRIQFFVGKDGMDIANFGPETVTVLRNINALSDIPDIYTLDYRRVLDGQPGFGKKKISLIVTGVEDSRNRPFRVVLSALGLPDFGRKAVDQLLDAGSIRSMEQLLHIVDTHDMDTLTSIPQIGEKMAMTLIESLSAPEMRARIHALGEAGLSFEEEASQVSDVPQIFAGQTWCVTGSFEHFSPREKAMVEVKKRGGRVTSSVTGKTTHLLAGGGAGSKLSQAQKAGARIVSEDEFLGMLDADAKENIRENAGKDANEDSEIETQGRLF, encoded by the coding sequence ATGCACACACAGGAAACGGCAGTACGACGCATGGCGGAACTTTCCCGCATCCTTCTTGACGCCCAGCATGAATATTATGTCTTGGGACGCCCCAGTATGTCAGACAAGGAATATGATACCCTGATGGATGAACTTGCCGCCCTTGAAGCAGCTCATCCTGATGTGAAAGAAGCTGATTCTCCCACGCAGCGCGTCGGCAGCGACCTCACTTCCGATTTCCCCGAAGTCCGCCATTCCATCCCCGTGCTGAGCTTGGACAAGGCATACAGCGCCGAAGCCATCGTCTCCTGGATGAACAAGGCGGGGCTCAAGGCCGACACAGGTCTCTCATTCATAGTGGAGGAAAAAATCGACGGCGTATCAATGGTTCTCTACTATGAGAAAGGAATCCTTGTCCGTGCCGTGACACGGGGCAACGGAACTGTAGGCAATGATGTAACTGCCAACATCAGAACCATCGCGGCCGTCCCTCTCCGACTGTCCGAACCGCTGGACATTGCGGTCAGGGGAGAAGTGTATCTTCCCAAGGAATCCTTTTCCGTGTTGAACAAGACCATGGAAATCCCATATGCCAATCCTCGCAACCTTGCCGCGGGAACAATCAGGAGAATCAAGAGCAGCGAAACTGCCCGTGTACCCCTGACCATTTTTGTCTACGAGGCTTATTTTGCAGGTGATGCCACCCTCTATCCCAACCATGTGGAACTTCTTGCCGCGTTGGTTCGTCTCGGCTTCCGGGTCAATCCACACCTGGGGGTATTCGCATCTGGCCGACAGGAAGCCGAGGCTCTTTTGTCCGCGTCCGGCGTACAAGGCTTTTCCGGCGCCTTCGACGACCTTGCCGGCTACATATCCGGCGTCACCAGGGAGAGGGGAAATCTTCCTTATGAGATTGACGGTTTGGTAGTGAAAGTCAACGACCTTGCGCTCCGGGACGTCTTCGGTTATACAGGACATCATCCCCGGTGGGCGATTGCATACAAATTTGAATCACCCGCCGCCCAGACAGTGGTGCAGGACATAGATGTCCAAGTAGGCCGAACCGGAAGGATTACCCCAATGGCGCGGGTCAGGAGCGTTCCCATCGGCGGCTCCGTGGTTTCCAACGTCACGCTTCACAACCAGGATTATATTGACCTCCTGGAGCTGGCCATTGGCGACACTGTGGAAGTTTCCAAGCGCGGTGATGTCATCCCTGCGGTCGAGCGTGTCGTGGAGAAGAATGAGGAAGGCAATACCACCTGGCGCATACCCGCCATCTGTCCCAGTTGTGGCTCGACCCTGGTCATCCGGGGAGCGCACACCTTCTGTCCCAATGCCTCCGGCTGTCCCGCACAGGTAGGAGGACGGATTCAGTTCTTCGTAGGCAAGGACGGCATGGACATTGCCAATTTCGGGCCGGAGACAGTCACTGTCCTGAGAAACATCAATGCCCTGTCCGACATCCCGGACATCTATACGCTTGATTACCGGAGGGTCTTGGATGGTCAGCCAGGTTTCGGAAAAAAGAAGATCAGCCTCATTGTCACAGGAGTGGAGGACAGTCGGAACCGACCGTTCCGTGTTGTTCTTTCTGCCCTTGGTCTGCCTGATTTCGGCAGGAAGGCGGTAGATCAGCTTCTTGATGCAGGCAGCATCCGGTCAATGGAGCAGCTTCTTCACATCGTGGATACCCACGATATGGACACGTTGACATCCATCCCCCAGATTGGAGAAAAGATGGCCATGACCCTGATAGAATCACTATCCGCGCCAGAGATGCGCGCGCGCATCCATGCATTGGGTGAAGCAGGTCTTTCCTTTGAAGAGGAAGCCTCTCAGGTTTCCGATGTCCCGCAGATTTTCGCCGGACAGACATGGTGTGTCACCGGTTCCTTTGAACATTTCTCCCCACGTGAAAAAGCAATGGTCGAGGTGAAAAAACGGGGAGGCCGGGTCACGTCCTCCGTCACCGGCAAGACCACCCATCTGCTGGCGGGAGGCGGGGCGGGGAGTAAACTTTCCCAGGCACAGAAAGCGGGTGCGCGTATTGTCAGCGAGGATGAATTTCTGGGGATGCTGGACGCTGATGCTAAAGAGAATATCAGGGAGAATGCCGGGAAGGATGCCAATGAGGACTCTGAAATTGAGACTCAAGGGAGGCTGTTCTGA
- a CDS encoding glucose-6-phosphate isomerase, with protein MTYKNLDQSTAFAAVSALAPADIRTTLDPERFASCSIPAGGGLTYSYAAMPVVKSHIDALQSLSDDQEVIAKYTALLSGEIMNTGEKRLVLHHLLRGRVPGASETVMADGEEKGAFYAAELEKTRAFAAQVRDGRITGSTGKTFRTVVQIGIGGSDLGPRALYLALKDWALGEGIQRLEARFISNVDPDDAADVLDGLDMERTLFILVSKSGTTQETLTNRDLVIQAMHKKKITGLNPAKHMVAVTSKTSPLATSKNVLASFFFDDYIGGRYSSSSAVGGVVLSLAFGHETFARFLEGAHQADAKALEKDVTKNAALLDALIGVYLRNVLNCPVTAVLPYSQALSRFPAHLQQLDMESNGKSVNRDGVPVSYKTGPVVFGEPGTNGQHSFYQLLHQGTDIIPLQFIGFSRSQAGQDIVTDGSTSQQKLNANLSAQIVAFARGKDDGNPNKRFAGGRWSSLLHGERLTPESLGALLAHYENKVMFQGFLWNINSFDQEGVQLGKVLAGKVLAGSQGDPVLAACAKMLS; from the coding sequence ATGACCTATAAGAACCTTGACCAGAGCACGGCTTTCGCCGCCGTATCAGCCCTTGCCCCCGCAGACATCAGGACGACCCTGGATCCAGAGCGTTTCGCTTCCTGTTCCATCCCCGCGGGAGGAGGGCTTACGTATTCCTATGCCGCCATGCCCGTGGTGAAGTCTCACATTGATGCTCTCCAGTCCCTGTCGGATGATCAAGAAGTCATAGCCAAATATACGGCTCTCCTGTCAGGAGAAATCATGAACACCGGAGAGAAGCGCCTGGTGCTTCATCATCTCCTGCGCGGTCGTGTGCCGGGAGCTTCCGAGACGGTCATGGCAGACGGAGAAGAAAAAGGGGCTTTCTATGCGGCGGAACTGGAGAAGACGCGCGCTTTCGCCGCCCAAGTACGTGATGGCAGGATTACTGGCTCGACGGGCAAGACTTTCCGTACTGTCGTCCAGATAGGCATAGGAGGCAGCGACCTCGGCCCCCGCGCCCTATATCTCGCCTTGAAGGACTGGGCTCTTGGAGAAGGCATCCAGCGTCTTGAGGCACGTTTCATCTCCAACGTGGACCCTGATGATGCCGCGGATGTTCTTGACGGGCTGGACATGGAACGGACTTTGTTCATCCTTGTGTCGAAAAGCGGCACGACGCAGGAAACCTTGACGAACCGTGATTTGGTAATCCAGGCGATGCACAAGAAAAAAATTACCGGTCTCAACCCTGCAAAACACATGGTGGCGGTCACCAGCAAGACCAGTCCTCTGGCGACAAGCAAGAATGTACTGGCATCGTTCTTCTTCGACGACTATATAGGCGGCCGGTATTCATCATCAAGCGCCGTTGGCGGCGTGGTGCTGTCCTTGGCTTTCGGACATGAGACATTCGCACGTTTTCTGGAGGGCGCTCATCAGGCCGATGCCAAAGCATTGGAAAAGGATGTCACCAAGAACGCCGCCCTTCTCGATGCCCTCATTGGCGTCTACCTGCGCAATGTCCTGAATTGTCCTGTGACCGCTGTCCTGCCCTATTCCCAAGCGTTGAGCCGCTTTCCCGCCCATCTGCAACAGTTGGACATGGAAAGCAATGGCAAGAGCGTGAACCGCGACGGTGTTCCTGTCTCCTACAAGACTGGGCCTGTCGTGTTTGGAGAACCCGGAACCAACGGACAGCATTCCTTCTATCAGCTCCTTCACCAAGGGACGGACATCATTCCGCTCCAGTTCATCGGATTTTCCCGGTCGCAGGCCGGTCAGGATATTGTTACCGATGGTTCGACCAGCCAGCAGAAGCTCAACGCAAACCTGTCCGCCCAAATCGTTGCCTTTGCCCGTGGCAAGGATGACGGGAATCCGAACAAGAGGTTTGCCGGAGGACGCTGGTCTTCCCTTCTCCATGGCGAGCGTCTCACACCGGAAAGCCTGGGTGCCCTTCTTGCCCATTATGAAAACAAGGTGATGTTCCAGGGGTTCCTGTGGAACATCAACTCCTTTGACCAGGAAGGCGTCCAGCTGGGCAAGGTTCTGGCAGGAAAAGTCTTGGCGGGAAGCCAAGGAGATCCTGTCCTGGCAGCCTGCGCAAAGATGCTTTCATAA
- a CDS encoding aminotransferase class I/II-fold pyridoxal phosphate-dependent enzyme → MNAENNMTDIAGQLNENLSETVVFRLLSSFGRRIYFPRGIVFQSVEAGRLAYRYNATAGVAMQDGQPMYLSEMYNAFDTEVYEPRDIFSYAPTGGDAQARSLWHQRLLKNNPALHGIPASVPMVTAALTHALSLAARLFVDEGDAVVVPSLRWDNYDLIFGTGHGAVLHSFPLFSPAGEFNVPAMMEAIHGVEASKVILILNFPNNPTGYTPPDSMIEDIARTLSAVAAEGKDLLVICDDAYHGLFYEDGIGTNSLFAHLADAHPNLLAIKCDGPTKEDLLWGFRLGFITCACKGLPRPAYEALEQKLLGAIRCSVSSSQRPGQSILIEALTNGTKIDQERDAAREEMRCRYQAARDALAKHVDDNILTPFPFNSGYFFAFKCNVGKVDAETLRRRLLESYGAGTVSLAIDVLRVAYCSVPREGIPLLVDMIYQAAHEISAMGE, encoded by the coding sequence ATGAATGCGGAGAACAACATGACGGACATTGCCGGACAACTCAATGAAAATCTTTCTGAAACAGTGGTCTTCCGTCTGCTGTCTTCATTTGGACGACGCATCTATTTTCCGAGGGGGATAGTCTTCCAGAGCGTAGAGGCCGGACGTCTTGCATACCGGTACAACGCGACCGCCGGGGTGGCCATGCAGGATGGTCAGCCGATGTATCTTTCCGAGATGTACAATGCTTTCGATACCGAGGTTTATGAACCACGGGACATCTTTTCCTATGCCCCGACAGGAGGGGATGCCCAGGCGCGCAGTCTCTGGCATCAGAGGCTGCTGAAGAACAATCCCGCGCTGCATGGCATACCCGCATCGGTTCCCATGGTCACAGCAGCACTGACCCATGCCCTTTCCCTTGCCGCGCGGCTTTTCGTTGATGAAGGTGATGCTGTGGTGGTTCCTTCCCTCCGTTGGGACAACTATGACCTGATTTTCGGCACAGGCCATGGAGCCGTCCTCCACAGCTTTCCGCTGTTCTCTCCAGCCGGAGAATTTAATGTTCCCGCCATGATGGAGGCAATCCATGGTGTGGAAGCCTCAAAGGTCATCCTGATTCTCAATTTCCCAAACAACCCAACCGGCTATACGCCTCCTGACAGCATGATTGAGGACATTGCCCGGACGCTTTCCGCAGTCGCTGCGGAAGGGAAGGATTTGTTGGTGATTTGTGATGACGCGTATCATGGGCTTTTCTATGAAGACGGCATAGGAACCAACTCCCTTTTCGCGCATCTGGCTGATGCTCACCCAAATCTCCTGGCCATCAAATGCGACGGGCCGACCAAGGAAGACCTTCTCTGGGGCTTCCGTCTCGGCTTCATCACCTGCGCATGCAAGGGATTGCCCCGTCCGGCCTACGAAGCACTCGAACAAAAACTTCTTGGTGCGATACGGTGTTCGGTGTCCAGCAGCCAGCGTCCCGGTCAGTCAATCCTGATAGAAGCTTTGACCAATGGGACGAAAATCGACCAAGAGAGAGATGCCGCCAGGGAGGAGATGCGCTGCCGGTATCAGGCTGCGCGTGATGCCTTGGCAAAACATGTGGATGACAACATCCTCACTCCGTTTCCTTTCAATTCAGGATACTTTTTTGCTTTCAAGTGCAATGTAGGCAAGGTGGACGCGGAAACTCTCCGCCGCCGGTTGCTTGAGAGCTATGGGGCAGGAACGGTCAGCTTGGCAATAGATGTCCTGCGGGTGGCGTATTGCAGTGTACCGAGGGAAGGCATCCCTCTGCTGGTGGACATGATTTACCAGGCAGCTCACGAAATCTCTGCCATGGGGGAATGA
- a CDS encoding ATP-dependent 6-phosphofructokinase, whose amino-acid sequence MSSAVLDFTIPNLGEAKIPSPILMSHSSGDGMADYVLDSTRILFNVATKAGSDGHSVPVDDGTLELAGPRERIYFNPAHVHAAITTCGGICPGLNNVIRAVVRCFWYRYGVRRISGIPYGYQGLLEESSFPIIPLDPDIVDDIQEKGGTILGSSRGGGDQISEIVDSLERMNVNILVAVGGDGTLRGAWDIGEEIKKRGLKISVIGVPKTIDNDLSFIQSSFGFDTAVAQAVPVVRGAHIEARNSINGIGLVKVMGRESGFIAANTSLAQSDVNFCLIPENPFDLEGENGFLVHLKKRILDRGHAVILLAEGAGQNLLPPTAERDASGNVKFQDIGIFLKDRIQAYFKKERIEVNIKYIDPSYIIRSAPADSFDSIYCARLGAHAVHAAMAGKTQALISQWNNKYVHIPIKVAVSRRNHIDLEGTLWRDVLENTRQPYSMAN is encoded by the coding sequence ATGAGCAGTGCAGTTTTAGACTTTACTATACCGAATCTTGGAGAGGCAAAGATACCTTCTCCCATTCTGATGAGCCATAGCTCCGGAGATGGCATGGCCGACTATGTGCTTGACTCCACCCGAATCCTGTTCAACGTGGCGACCAAGGCTGGTTCTGACGGTCATTCCGTTCCTGTGGATGATGGTACCCTGGAGCTTGCAGGCCCCCGTGAGCGCATCTATTTCAACCCTGCCCATGTCCATGCGGCCATTACTACCTGCGGTGGTATCTGTCCCGGTCTGAACAATGTAATCAGGGCGGTGGTTCGATGTTTCTGGTATCGCTACGGCGTGCGCCGCATCAGCGGCATCCCCTATGGATACCAAGGTCTGCTGGAGGAGTCTTCCTTTCCTATCATCCCCCTTGATCCGGACATTGTCGATGACATTCAGGAGAAGGGCGGAACCATCCTCGGTTCCTCACGCGGTGGTGGTGATCAGATTTCCGAAATCGTAGATTCGCTGGAGAGGATGAACGTCAACATCCTGGTGGCGGTCGGAGGGGACGGAACCTTGCGGGGAGCCTGGGATATTGGGGAAGAAATCAAGAAGCGCGGGCTGAAGATATCGGTCATCGGCGTGCCGAAGACAATAGATAATGATCTTTCGTTCATCCAGAGTTCCTTTGGTTTTGATACAGCTGTCGCTCAGGCGGTTCCTGTGGTGCGTGGGGCGCATATCGAGGCACGCAATTCTATCAACGGCATTGGCCTGGTCAAAGTGATGGGCAGGGAGTCCGGTTTCATAGCCGCCAATACATCCCTGGCGCAGAGTGATGTCAATTTCTGTCTGATTCCTGAGAATCCGTTTGACCTGGAGGGGGAGAATGGGTTCCTTGTCCACTTGAAGAAAAGGATTCTGGATCGTGGGCATGCTGTCATTTTGCTTGCCGAGGGAGCAGGTCAGAACCTGTTGCCTCCCACTGCGGAAAGGGACGCTTCCGGCAACGTGAAGTTTCAGGATATCGGCATATTCCTCAAGGATCGCATCCAGGCTTATTTCAAGAAGGAACGCATAGAGGTGAACATAAAGTATATTGATCCCAGCTACATCATCCGCAGCGCACCCGCTGATTCCTTTGATTCCATCTACTGTGCCCGGCTTGGCGCCCATGCTGTCCATGCGGCAATGGCGGGGAAGACGCAGGCGTTAATCAGTCAATGGAACAACAAGTATGTCCACATTCCCATCAAGGTGGCGGTCAGCCGACGCAACCACATTGATTTGGAAGGGACGTTGTGGCGCGATGTTCTGGAGAATACGCGCCAGCCATATTCCATGGCAAACTGA
- a CDS encoding arginine repressor produces MRGRHNRLAVVKELIKNNKIDNQDALLEMLRLEGFSVTQATLSRDLKMLKVGKISDGWSGYYYALPEKDLISESEKSYIQDVRRGILSIEFSGNFGVVKTRPGHANSVGIALDILALPEILGTLAGDDTIFLILREGMTKEDLLESFKIRIPEITD; encoded by the coding sequence ATGAGAGGACGCCATAACCGGCTTGCGGTTGTCAAGGAATTAATCAAGAACAATAAGATCGACAACCAGGATGCTCTGCTTGAGATGCTGCGATTGGAAGGTTTTTCCGTCACACAGGCAACATTGTCCCGTGACCTCAAGATGCTCAAGGTGGGAAAGATATCTGACGGATGGTCGGGGTATTACTATGCCCTGCCAGAGAAAGACTTGATTTCTGAATCCGAGAAAAGCTACATCCAGGACGTGCGCCGCGGCATACTGTCCATTGAGTTCAGCGGCAATTTCGGCGTGGTGAAGACCCGACCCGGCCATGCGAACAGCGTTGGGATTGCCCTGGATATCCTTGCCCTTCCGGAAATCCTTGGTACCCTTGCCGGCGATGATACAATCTTCCTGATTCTCCGCGAGGGGATGACCAAAGAAGACCTTCTGGAAAGTTTCAAGATCCGCATCCCTGAAATCACGGACTGA
- a CDS encoding CTP synthase codes for MTKYVFVTGGVVSGLGKGITAASLGRLLKNRGLKIAAQKLDPYMNVDPGTMSPFQHGEVFVTDDGAETDLDLGHYERFIDEDLNKFSNMTSGKVYWNVLTKERNGEYLGSTVQIIPHVTNEIKSFIYAVGRKTNADVVITEIGGTIGDIESQPFLEAIRQVSREVGESNCLFIHVTLVPYLRSSGEHKSKPTQHSVKILQGSGITPHIIVTRSDEPLDQSTKDKIALFCNVKRDCVIENRTVPVLYQAPVMLASEGLDEIVCREMNLGAGPCDMTDWNRMLKQIEASVTPVRISLVGKYTQLHDAYLSVMESLKHAGWENQSRVSISWIDSECVTPDSVDDLLAGSDGILIPGGFGDRGIEGMIVAARYARENKIPYFGICLGMQIAVIEYARDVMGLVDANSSEFAPNGLHSVIDLMPDQMGNIPKGGTMRLGEYPCAIVPETIMNRAYRGEAEIKERHRHRYEFNNVFREQLVKAGLTISGHSPDGHLVEAVELPEHVHPFYLGVQFHPEFKSRPNRAHPVFREFLAAALKKSR; via the coding sequence ATGACGAAATATGTCTTTGTGACTGGTGGTGTTGTTTCTGGCCTGGGAAAAGGGATAACCGCTGCGTCCCTGGGGCGTCTGCTGAAAAACCGCGGGCTTAAGATAGCGGCGCAAAAGTTGGATCCGTACATGAATGTCGATCCGGGCACGATGAGCCCGTTCCAGCATGGGGAAGTCTTTGTCACCGATGATGGCGCTGAAACCGACCTTGACCTGGGACACTATGAAAGGTTCATTGATGAGGATCTCAACAAATTCTCCAACATGACCAGCGGGAAAGTATATTGGAATGTCCTGACCAAGGAACGGAACGGGGAATATCTGGGCAGCACCGTCCAAATCATCCCCCATGTGACCAACGAAATCAAAAGTTTCATTTATGCCGTAGGCCGCAAGACCAATGCCGACGTAGTCATCACCGAGATAGGCGGAACCATCGGCGACATAGAGAGCCAGCCTTTTCTTGAAGCTATCCGCCAGGTCAGCCGTGAAGTGGGAGAATCCAACTGTCTGTTCATCCATGTGACCCTTGTCCCCTATCTCCGCAGCAGCGGGGAGCACAAGTCCAAGCCCACCCAGCATTCCGTCAAGATACTTCAGGGATCCGGCATCACGCCCCACATCATAGTGACGCGGAGCGATGAACCCCTCGACCAGTCCACCAAAGACAAGATTGCGCTTTTCTGCAATGTGAAAAGAGATTGCGTCATAGAGAACCGTACTGTACCGGTCCTCTACCAAGCACCGGTCATGCTGGCTTCCGAGGGGCTGGATGAAATCGTCTGCCGGGAGATGAACCTTGGCGCCGGCCCTTGCGACATGACGGACTGGAACCGCATGCTCAAGCAAATCGAAGCATCTGTCACTCCTGTCCGCATTTCCCTCGTGGGGAAATACACGCAGCTTCATGATGCCTATCTTTCCGTCATGGAGTCCCTCAAGCACGCTGGCTGGGAAAACCAGAGCCGTGTCTCCATTTCATGGATAGATTCGGAGTGCGTCACGCCGGATTCCGTTGACGACCTGCTTGCGGGGAGTGATGGCATCTTGATTCCGGGAGGCTTCGGCGACCGCGGTATTGAAGGAATGATTGTAGCTGCCCGCTATGCACGAGAAAACAAGATACCGTATTTCGGCATCTGCCTGGGAATGCAAATTGCCGTCATTGAATATGCCCGTGATGTCATGGGTCTTGTGGATGCAAATTCAAGCGAGTTCGCCCCGAATGGTCTTCATTCCGTCATAGACTTGATGCCCGACCAAATGGGCAACATCCCCAAGGGAGGTACGATGCGTCTGGGAGAATATCCTTGTGCCATCGTTCCGGAGACTATCATGAATCGCGCATACAGGGGAGAGGCGGAAATCAAGGAACGGCATCGCCACCGGTATGAATTTAATAATGTTTTCAGGGAACAGCTGGTGAAGGCCGGTCTGACTATATCCGGTCATTCTCCTGACGGTCATCTGGTGGAAGCCGTGGAGTTGCCTGAGCATGTCCATCCTTTCTACCTCGGCGTACAGTTCCATCCTGAATTCAAGAGTCGTCCAAACCGTGCCCATCCGGTATTCAGGGAATTCCTTGCTGCCGCATTGAAAAAGTCCCGGTAG